A window of Saccopteryx leptura isolate mSacLep1 chromosome 5, mSacLep1_pri_phased_curated, whole genome shotgun sequence contains these coding sequences:
- the ODAPH gene encoding odontogenesis associated phosphoprotein, with the protein MAHRLRFSSWLLVCWALATVAEGQVKVVAPLRDSRNNVNPTDCQIFTLTPPPPPRNPVTTIQPFTRTPKCPFFPTWRPRVHIRFPNRPFLPPRCNHRFHFHPIFWPNRRFPPHQYFPRRRFQRGSSSEESRKRREAPNLLTQRKSVSQKRL; encoded by the exons ATGGCTCACAGGCTCCGCTTCTCCTCCTGGCTGCTGGTCTGCTGGGCGCTGGCAACTGTGGCAGAAG GGCAGGTAAAGGTAGTTGCTCCTCTCAGAGACTCACGAAATAATGTCAACCCTACAGACTGCCAGATCTTCACActcacccctccacctcccccaaggAACCCGGTGACGACGATCCAGCCCTTCACAAGGACACCCAAGTGTCCTTTTTTTCCAACATGGAGACCCAGAGTCCACATTAGGTTTCCAAACAGACCTTTCCTTCCTCCAAGGTGCAACCACCGTTTTCATTTTCATCCAATTTTTTGGCCAAACAGGCGTTTTCCTCCACATCAATATTTCCCTAGAAGACGATTCCAGAGAGGAAGCTCCTCTGAGGAAagtaggaagaggagagaagccccAAACTTGCTGACGCAAAGGAAGTCAGTATCTCAGAAAAGACTATAA